One window of Marinobacterium aestuarii genomic DNA carries:
- a CDS encoding BMP family ABC transporter substrate-binding protein, producing MAMQLGALVRVASTLLLATAISAAALAQEPLKVGFVYIGPTGDAGYTYAHDKGRKYMEEKLGDQVTSTYVENVAEGADSERVIRQLAKSGNELIFTTSFGYMNPTLKVAKQFPKVAFEHATGYKRAANVGTYMGRIYESRYLTGVIAGKMTKSNVVGYVGSFPIPEVVRGINAFTQGLRSVNPDATVKVVWVSSWYDPAKELEAAESLILQGADVISQHTDSAGPIQAAEAKGVYAFGYNSDMSLYGKNAHLSAAVFNWGPLYEAKARAVIDGSWKAEDVWEGLAAGYVDIAPMNDAVPADVQQLVMDLKQQIVDGKLHPFAGPLTNQAGEIVVAEGEVLADKDMLSMGYYVQGVEGELPK from the coding sequence ATGGCAATGCAATTGGGAGCTTTGGTTCGTGTCGCGTCGACGCTATTGCTGGCAACGGCTATATCCGCGGCAGCGCTGGCGCAGGAGCCGTTGAAGGTGGGTTTTGTCTATATAGGCCCCACCGGTGACGCGGGTTACACCTATGCCCATGACAAGGGCCGCAAGTACATGGAAGAAAAGCTGGGCGACCAGGTCACCTCGACCTACGTTGAGAACGTCGCCGAAGGTGCGGACTCCGAGCGCGTGATTCGCCAGCTGGCGAAAAGCGGCAATGAGCTGATTTTCACCACCTCCTTTGGTTACATGAACCCGACCCTGAAAGTGGCCAAGCAGTTTCCCAAGGTGGCCTTTGAGCATGCAACCGGCTACAAGCGCGCCGCCAATGTGGGCACTTATATGGGGCGTATCTACGAGTCGCGCTATCTCACAGGTGTGATTGCCGGCAAGATGACCAAGAGCAATGTGGTGGGTTATGTCGGCTCATTCCCGATTCCCGAAGTGGTGCGCGGCATCAATGCCTTCACCCAGGGGCTGCGCAGTGTTAACCCCGACGCCACCGTGAAGGTGGTCTGGGTCAGCTCCTGGTATGACCCCGCCAAGGAGCTGGAAGCGGCGGAAAGCCTGATTCTGCAGGGCGCCGACGTTATCAGTCAGCACACGGATTCAGCGGGCCCGATCCAGGCGGCTGAAGCCAAGGGTGTCTACGCCTTTGGGTACAACTCCGACATGTCGCTCTACGGCAAGAATGCACACCTGAGTGCGGCTGTGTTCAATTGGGGACCACTGTACGAAGCCAAGGCCCGTGCCGTGATCGACGGTAGCTGGAAGGCTGAGGATGTCTGGGAGGGTCTGGCGGCAGGTTATGTGGATATAGCACCCATGAACGATGCGGTACCGGCTGATGTACAGCAGCTGGTGATGGATCTCAAGCAGCAGATTGTCGATGGCAAGCTCCATCCTTTCGCCGGTCCTCTGACGAATCAGGCAGGGGAGATAGTGGTGGCAGAGGGTGAAGTACTGGCCGACAAGGACATGCTGTCCATGGGCTATTACGTCCAGGGCGTTGAAGGCGAATTACCCAAGTAA
- a CDS encoding ABC transporter ATP-binding protein yields MSDLTIRNLKKSFDDIHIIKGIDLDIRDHEFVVFVGPSGCGKSTLLRLIAGLEEVTSGHIHLDERDITDVAPAKRDLAMVFQSYALYPHMTVRKNMSFALDLAGIDKAEVQRKVDDAAKVLELGPLLERKPKALSGGQRQRVAIGRAIVRNPKVFLFDEPLSNLDAALRVLMRLELARLHKELNATMIYVTHDQVEAMTLADKVVVLNAGRVEQVGSPLELYHHPVNQFVAGFIGTPKMAFLKGTVKAVSSSDLTVALECGPEYQLPHQSARLKVGDDITMGIRPEHIDVVASDASPFKVRLDVTEHLGADTYCYIKLGNGEMMTVRAPGDFSADYGQHAALIPDLSQAHLFDADGKTIPRPRTPAQAA; encoded by the coding sequence ATGTCTGATCTGACGATTCGCAACCTGAAAAAAAGCTTCGACGACATCCACATCATCAAAGGCATCGACCTGGACATCAGGGATCACGAATTCGTCGTCTTTGTCGGTCCCTCGGGCTGTGGCAAGTCGACCCTGCTGCGCCTGATCGCCGGCCTGGAAGAAGTCACCAGCGGCCACATCCACCTGGACGAGCGCGACATCACCGACGTGGCCCCGGCCAAGCGCGACCTGGCCATGGTATTCCAGAGCTACGCCCTCTATCCGCACATGACGGTGCGCAAGAACATGTCCTTCGCCCTGGACCTGGCCGGCATCGACAAGGCCGAAGTCCAGCGCAAGGTCGACGACGCCGCCAAGGTACTGGAGCTTGGCCCCTTGCTGGAACGCAAGCCCAAGGCCCTGTCCGGTGGCCAGCGCCAGCGCGTTGCCATAGGCCGCGCCATAGTGCGTAACCCCAAGGTGTTCCTGTTCGACGAGCCGCTGTCCAACCTTGATGCCGCCCTGCGCGTACTGATGCGCCTGGAACTGGCGCGGCTGCACAAGGAACTCAACGCCACCATGATCTACGTCACCCACGACCAGGTCGAAGCCATGACCCTGGCCGACAAGGTGGTGGTCCTGAACGCCGGGCGCGTCGAGCAGGTCGGCTCGCCGCTGGAACTCTACCACCACCCGGTGAACCAGTTCGTGGCGGGCTTCATCGGCACGCCGAAAATGGCCTTCCTCAAAGGCACCGTCAAGGCGGTCAGCAGCAGCGACCTGACGGTAGCCCTGGAGTGCGGCCCGGAGTATCAGCTGCCGCACCAGAGCGCCCGCCTCAAGGTCGGTGATGACATCACCATGGGCATCCGCCCCGAGCATATCGACGTGGTCGCCAGCGATGCCAGCCCGTTCAAGGTACGCCTGGACGTCACCGAGCACCTGGGTGCCGATACCTACTGCTACATCAAGCTGGGCAATGGCGAAATGATGACCGTGCGCGCGCCTGGGGATTTCAGCGCTGACTACGGCCAGCACGCGGCCCTGATCCCGGACCTGTCCCAGGCGCACCTGTTCGATGCCGATGGCAAGACCATCCCGCGCCCGCGCACTCCAGCCCAGGCTGCCTGA
- the fba gene encoding class II fructose-bisphosphate aldolase (catalyzes the reversible aldol condensation of dihydroxyacetonephosphate and glyceraldehyde 3-phosphate in the Calvin cycle, glycolysis, and/or gluconeogenesis) — protein MALISMRQLLDHAAETGYGIPAFNVNNLEQMRAIMEAAAKTDSPVIVQASAGARKYAGSNFLRHMILAAIEEFPHIPVCMHQDHGTSPAICQRSIAMGFSSVMMDGSLGEDGKTPTSYEYNVDVTRRTVEMAHACGVSVEGELGCLGSLETGQAGEEDGIGAEGILTHDQMLTDPDEAADFVSKTNVDALAIACGTSHGAYKFSRPPTGDILDINRIKAIHQRIPGTHLVMHGSSSVPQEWLAVINEFGGEIPETYGVPVEQIVEGIKHGVRKVNIDTDLRLASTGAVRRFLAQNPSEFDPRKFLKATMTAMSDICEARFEAFGTAGNASKLRAISLEDMATRYERGELNAKVN, from the coding sequence ATGGCTCTCATCTCCATGCGTCAGCTGCTGGATCATGCCGCCGAAACCGGCTATGGCATTCCAGCCTTTAACGTCAACAACCTGGAACAGATGCGCGCCATCATGGAAGCGGCTGCCAAGACCGACTCTCCGGTGATAGTGCAGGCCTCTGCCGGTGCTCGCAAATATGCGGGTTCCAACTTTCTGCGTCACATGATTTTGGCCGCGATTGAAGAATTCCCGCACATCCCGGTGTGCATGCACCAGGACCATGGCACCTCGCCGGCCATCTGCCAGCGCTCCATCGCCATGGGTTTTTCATCCGTCATGATGGACGGCTCCCTGGGTGAAGATGGCAAGACGCCGACCAGCTACGAGTACAACGTTGATGTGACCCGTCGTACCGTCGAAATGGCGCACGCCTGCGGTGTCTCGGTGGAAGGCGAGCTCGGTTGCCTGGGTTCACTGGAAACCGGACAGGCCGGCGAAGAAGACGGTATCGGTGCCGAAGGCATCCTGACCCACGATCAAATGCTGACCGATCCGGATGAAGCGGCTGATTTTGTCAGCAAAACCAACGTTGATGCCCTGGCGATTGCCTGCGGTACCTCCCACGGCGCTTACAAGTTCAGCCGCCCACCCACCGGCGATATCCTGGACATCAACCGCATCAAGGCGATCCATCAGCGCATTCCGGGCACCCACCTGGTCATGCACGGATCTTCGTCTGTGCCCCAGGAGTGGCTGGCGGTGATCAACGAGTTCGGTGGCGAGATTCCGGAAACCTACGGTGTGCCGGTCGAGCAGATCGTTGAAGGCATCAAGCACGGCGTGCGCAAGGTCAATATCGATACCGACCTGCGTCTGGCCTCTACCGGTGCGGTACGTCGCTTCCTGGCGCAAAACCCGTCCGAGTTTGACCCGCGCAAATTCCTCAAGGCGACCATGACGGCCATGAGCGATATCTGCGAAGCCCGCTTCGAAGCTTTCGGCACCGCCGGCAATGCCAGCAAGCTGCGCGCTATTTCGCTCGAAGACATGGCCACGCGCTATGAGCGCGGCGAACTGAATGCCAAGGTGAACTGA
- the tkt gene encoding transketolase has protein sequence MSSRRELANAIRALSMDAVQKAKSGHPGAPMGMADIAEVLWNDFLKHSPTNPQWFDRDRFVLSNGHGSMLVYSLLHLSGYDVSIDDIKNFRQLHSKTAGHPEYGYCPGVETTTGPLGQGVSNAVGFAIAEKTLAAQFNRDGHDIIDHYTYTFMGDGCMMEGISHESCALAGTLGLGKLIAFWDDNGISIDGEVEGWFTDDTPKRFEAYGWQVIAGVDGHDADQIRAAIEQAQENSTQPTLICCKTIIGFGSPNKEGKEDCHGAPLGDDEIALTRARLGWTHGPFEVPQDIYDDWDARASGNQDENEWNARFASYRAEFPELADQLLRRISGDLPADFSAKADAWIQEVADKGDTIASRKASQNALNAFGPMLPELLGGSADLAGSNLTLWSGAKGIGREDASGNYLFYGVREFGMSAIMNGLALHGGFVPYGATFLVFMEYARNALRMAALMKQRVIHVYTHDSIGLGEDGPTHQPVEQISNLRHTPNMSLWRPCDAVESAVAWKSALERTDGPSALIFSRQNLPHQARSAEQLANVAKGGYILRDCTGQPDAILIATGSEVGLVMDAAEILSKEGKQVRVVSMPSTDRFEAQDAAYRESVLPAQVSARVAVEAAQADYWYKYVGLNGAIVGMRSFGESAPAGELFKYFGFTVENVVDTVKSIL, from the coding sequence ATGTCCTCTCGCAGAGAACTTGCCAACGCCATTCGTGCGCTGAGTATGGATGCCGTCCAGAAAGCGAAGTCCGGCCACCCCGGAGCGCCCATGGGCATGGCGGATATCGCCGAAGTGCTTTGGAACGACTTCCTGAAACACAGCCCCACCAACCCGCAGTGGTTCGACCGCGACCGCTTCGTGCTGTCCAACGGTCACGGTTCCATGCTGGTTTACTCGCTGCTGCACCTGAGCGGTTATGACGTCAGCATCGACGACATTAAAAACTTCCGTCAGCTGCATTCCAAAACCGCCGGTCACCCCGAATACGGTTACTGCCCGGGTGTTGAAACCACCACAGGCCCGCTGGGCCAGGGCGTGTCCAATGCCGTGGGCTTTGCCATCGCCGAGAAGACGCTGGCGGCGCAGTTCAACCGCGACGGTCACGACATCATCGATCACTACACCTACACCTTCATGGGTGATGGCTGCATGATGGAAGGTATTTCCCACGAGTCCTGCGCTCTGGCCGGCACCCTGGGTCTGGGCAAGCTGATCGCATTCTGGGATGACAACGGCATCTCCATCGATGGCGAAGTGGAAGGCTGGTTCACCGACGACACGCCCAAGCGTTTCGAAGCCTACGGCTGGCAGGTCATCGCCGGCGTTGATGGCCATGACGCGGATCAGATCCGTGCCGCCATCGAGCAGGCCCAGGAGAACAGCACTCAGCCGACCCTGATCTGCTGCAAGACCATTATCGGTTTTGGCTCCCCCAACAAGGAAGGCAAGGAAGACTGCCACGGCGCGCCCCTGGGCGACGACGAAATTGCCCTGACCCGCGCACGTCTGGGCTGGACCCACGGCCCCTTCGAAGTGCCGCAGGACATCTATGACGACTGGGATGCCCGCGCGTCCGGCAACCAAGACGAAAACGAGTGGAATGCGCGCTTTGCCAGCTATCGCGCCGAGTTCCCGGAACTGGCTGACCAGCTGCTGCGTCGCATCAGCGGCGACCTGCCGGCGGACTTCTCCGCCAAGGCCGATGCCTGGATTCAGGAAGTGGCCGACAAGGGTGACACCATTGCCTCGCGCAAGGCGTCCCAGAATGCGCTGAATGCATTTGGTCCCATGCTGCCTGAACTGCTTGGCGGCTCGGCGGATCTGGCCGGTTCCAACCTGACGCTCTGGTCCGGTGCCAAGGGCATCGGCCGTGAAGATGCCAGCGGCAACTACCTGTTTTACGGCGTGCGCGAGTTCGGCATGTCGGCCATCATGAACGGCCTGGCCCTGCACGGCGGTTTTGTTCCCTACGGCGCCACCTTCCTGGTGTTCATGGAATATGCCCGCAATGCCCTGCGCATGGCGGCCCTGATGAAGCAGCGTGTGATCCACGTTTACACCCACGACTCTATCGGTCTGGGCGAAGACGGCCCGACGCACCAGCCGGTGGAGCAGATCTCCAACCTGCGTCACACCCCCAACATGAGCCTGTGGCGTCCCTGCGATGCGGTTGAATCCGCCGTCGCCTGGAAGTCCGCGCTGGAGCGTACCGATGGCCCGAGTGCGCTGATTTTCTCGCGTCAGAACCTGCCGCACCAGGCCCGCAGCGCCGAGCAGCTGGCCAATGTTGCCAAGGGTGGTTACATCCTGCGTGACTGCACAGGTCAGCCCGACGCCATCCTGATCGCCACCGGCTCCGAAGTGGGTCTGGTGATGGATGCCGCCGAGATCCTGAGCAAGGAAGGCAAGCAGGTACGTGTGGTATCCATGCCCTCCACCGATCGTTTTGAAGCCCAGGACGCCGCCTACCGCGAGTCGGTTCTGCCGGCCCAGGTCAGCGCCCGTGTGGCGGTGGAAGCGGCTCAGGCGGACTACTGGTACAAGTACGTGGGCCTGAACGGCGCTATCGTCGGCATGCGCAGCTTCGGCGAATCGGCCCCGGCCGGTGAGCTGTTCAAGTACTTCGGCTTTACCGTCGAAAATGTCGTCGACACTGTAAAATCGATCCTTTAA
- a CDS encoding mannitol dehydrogenase family protein has product MKLNNATIAQLGEHIAHPTYPRHALGHGIVHIGVGGFHRAHEAVYTERFLRLTQDQNWGICGIGLRESDSAMAQVLREQDYLYSLMELGQAEYPRVEVIGAISDYLFAPDSPAAVLEKLASPQTRIVSLTITEGGYLLDDHSGEFNFDHADIVHDLANPQSPRTVFGYLSAALATRRERGLPAFTLMSCDNLPHNGDKARHALLSFAARHDQALASWIAENASFPNSMVDRITPITTSAHKELLRNFAAIEDAWPVVCEPFLQWVMEDDFCNGRPAWEQVGVQFTADVAPYEQMKMRLLNASHSAMSYLGYLMGYRYSHEVMQDARLSGFIRRFMDLDVTPTLGTIEGISLEQYKDTLVERFANPRIGDQLARLCMDGSSKIPKFILGTLEERLEAGAPAHRFALILAGWALYLHNARQPGADYKVEDPLADQLLSATAEAVGISGRLLGLEEIFGPQLQHSVGFVTAVDTALQQLQHQGVTATLEQETWAA; this is encoded by the coding sequence GTGAAACTCAACAATGCCACTATCGCTCAGCTGGGCGAACACATAGCGCACCCCACCTATCCACGCCATGCCCTGGGCCATGGCATAGTGCATATTGGTGTGGGCGGCTTTCACCGTGCCCATGAGGCCGTCTATACCGAGCGTTTTCTGCGTCTGACGCAGGATCAGAACTGGGGTATCTGCGGCATAGGCCTGCGCGAGAGCGATAGTGCCATGGCGCAGGTGCTGCGCGAGCAGGATTACCTCTACAGCCTGATGGAGCTGGGTCAAGCCGAGTACCCGCGCGTCGAAGTCATAGGCGCCATCAGCGACTACCTGTTTGCACCGGACAGCCCCGCAGCCGTGCTGGAAAAACTGGCCTCGCCCCAGACCCGTATTGTCTCCCTCACCATTACCGAGGGCGGCTATCTGCTGGATGATCACAGCGGCGAATTCAATTTTGACCACGCTGATATTGTGCATGACCTGGCTAACCCGCAGTCACCACGCACTGTGTTCGGCTACCTTAGCGCCGCCCTGGCAACACGCCGCGAGCGGGGGCTGCCGGCCTTCACCCTGATGTCCTGCGACAACCTGCCCCACAATGGTGACAAGGCGCGCCACGCGCTGTTGAGCTTTGCCGCACGCCACGATCAAGCTCTGGCCAGCTGGATCGCTGAAAATGCCAGCTTCCCTAACAGCATGGTCGATCGCATTACGCCTATCACCACCAGCGCCCACAAGGAGCTGCTGCGCAACTTTGCCGCCATTGAGGATGCCTGGCCGGTGGTCTGCGAGCCCTTTCTGCAGTGGGTCATGGAAGATGATTTCTGCAACGGCCGCCCGGCCTGGGAACAGGTTGGCGTGCAGTTTACCGCCGATGTAGCACCCTATGAACAGATGAAAATGCGCCTGCTCAACGCCAGCCACTCGGCCATGAGCTATCTGGGCTACCTGATGGGCTACAGATACAGCCACGAAGTGATGCAGGATGCCCGCCTGAGCGGCTTTATCCGCCGCTTTATGGACCTGGATGTCACCCCAACGCTTGGCACTATCGAAGGCATCAGCCTAGAGCAGTACAAGGACACCCTGGTTGAGCGCTTCGCCAACCCTCGCATCGGCGACCAGCTGGCGCGTCTGTGCATGGATGGCTCCAGCAAGATTCCCAAGTTTATTCTGGGCACCCTGGAAGAACGCCTCGAAGCAGGCGCACCCGCACACCGCTTTGCCCTGATCCTGGCGGGCTGGGCCTTATATCTGCATAACGCCCGGCAACCCGGCGCTGACTACAAGGTCGAAGACCCGCTCGCCGATCAGCTACTCAGCGCTACGGCAGAAGCCGTTGGGATCAGTGGTCGACTTCTCGGCCTTGAGGAAATTTTCGGCCCGCAGCTACAGCACTCTGTCGGCTTTGTCACCGCCGTCGATACCGCCCTGCAGCAACTGCAGCATCAGGGCGTAACCGCCACACTGGAGCAGGAAACCTGGGCTGCCTGA
- a CDS encoding phosphoglycerate kinase, translating into MSVLKMTELDLAGKSVLIREDLNVPIKDGLVTSDARIRAALPTLELALKAGAKVMVMSHLGRPTEGEYDEQYSLAPVAAHLGKLLGREIPLIKDWTEGGFSVGEGELVLLENVRFNAGEKKDDEALSRKMAALCDVYVMDAFGTAHRAQASTHGVARFATQACAGPLLAGELDALGKALLNPARPLAAIVGGSKVSTKLEVLNSLSDKVDLLIVGGGIANTFLAAAGKPVGKSLCEHDLLPIAKALMERVSIPLPVDVVVATEFAETATATVKLVDDVAADDMILDIGPQSAAALAELLKNAGTIIWNGPVGVFEFDQFGEGTKTLSLAIAASEGFSIAGGGDTLAAVDKYGIADQVSYISTGGGAFLEFVEGKILPAVAMLESRS; encoded by the coding sequence ATGAGCGTACTGAAAATGACGGAGCTTGATCTGGCCGGCAAAAGCGTCCTGATCAGGGAAGATCTCAATGTGCCGATCAAGGACGGCCTGGTCACTTCGGATGCGCGCATCCGTGCCGCCCTGCCGACGCTGGAGCTTGCGCTCAAGGCCGGTGCCAAAGTCATGGTGATGTCTCACCTGGGCCGCCCGACCGAAGGCGAGTATGACGAGCAGTACTCCCTGGCGCCGGTTGCGGCTCACCTGGGCAAGCTGCTGGGTCGCGAGATCCCGCTGATCAAGGACTGGACCGAGGGTGGTTTCAGTGTGGGCGAAGGCGAGCTGGTGCTGCTGGAAAACGTGCGCTTCAACGCCGGTGAGAAGAAAGACGATGAAGCCCTGTCACGCAAGATGGCTGCGCTGTGCGATGTCTACGTGATGGATGCCTTTGGTACCGCACACCGCGCCCAGGCGTCGACCCACGGTGTTGCCCGTTTTGCCACCCAGGCCTGCGCCGGGCCGTTGCTGGCCGGTGAGCTGGATGCACTGGGCAAGGCGCTGCTGAACCCTGCGCGTCCGCTGGCAGCCATCGTCGGCGGTTCCAAGGTTTCCACCAAGCTGGAAGTGCTGAATTCGCTGTCCGACAAGGTCGATCTGCTGATCGTCGGTGGCGGCATCGCCAATACCTTCCTGGCTGCTGCCGGCAAGCCGGTGGGCAAGTCCCTGTGCGAGCATGATCTGCTTCCGATCGCCAAGGCGCTGATGGAGCGGGTTTCCATTCCGCTGCCGGTGGATGTGGTGGTGGCGACCGAGTTCGCCGAAACCGCAACCGCAACGGTCAAGCTGGTGGACGATGTGGCTGCCGATGACATGATTCTGGACATAGGCCCGCAGTCTGCTGCGGCTCTGGCCGAATTGCTCAAGAACGCCGGCACCATTATCTGGAACGGCCCGGTTGGCGTGTTCGAATTCGACCAGTTCGGCGAGGGCACCAAAACCCTGTCGCTGGCAATTGCGGCCAGCGAAGGCTTCTCCATTGCCGGTGGTGGCGACACCCTAGCGGCGGTGGACAAGTACGGTATCGCCGACCAGGTGTCCTACATCTCTACCGGTGGCGGCGCTTTCCTCGAGTTTGTCGAAGGCAAGATACTGCCGGCCGTGGCGATGCTGGAGTCGCGCAGCTGA
- a CDS encoding type I glyceraldehyde-3-phosphate dehydrogenase: MKYRVAINGYGRIGQCVLRAIYECGFRRDFEVVALNELADIETVSYLTRYDTTHGRFPLPVSHDGNDLLIDGDRIRVLNEPDPRNLPWRELQVDLVLECSGAFKDRHSAELHLAKGAGRLLFSQPATAEVDATIVYGLNQQLLRASHRIVSAASCTTNCVVPVLDLLDREFGIVNGVTTTIHSAMNDQPVIDSYHQTDLRLTRSALQSIIPVDTGLGRGIDRLLPHLAGRFECLHLRVPTINVSAMDLTVNVRRETSVEEVNALMRASANGALQGLLGYTNEAHASVDFNRDPRSGVFDATQTRVSGGTMLKMLCWFDNEWGFANRMMDVARYWLNRRD; encoded by the coding sequence ATGAAATATCGCGTTGCAATCAACGGTTACGGCCGAATCGGGCAGTGTGTACTGCGCGCCATCTATGAGTGCGGCTTTCGCCGTGACTTTGAGGTGGTGGCGCTGAACGAGCTGGCGGATATCGAGACGGTCAGTTACCTGACGCGCTACGACACCACCCATGGGCGTTTTCCGTTGCCGGTGTCCCATGATGGCAACGACCTGCTGATCGATGGCGACCGGATTCGGGTGCTTAATGAACCCGACCCGCGCAACCTGCCCTGGCGCGAGCTGCAGGTGGATCTGGTGCTGGAGTGTTCCGGTGCCTTCAAGGATCGCCACAGTGCCGAGCTGCATCTGGCCAAGGGCGCGGGCCGGCTGCTGTTTTCACAGCCGGCGACGGCCGAGGTGGATGCCACTATCGTTTACGGGCTGAATCAGCAGTTGCTGCGGGCGTCCCATAGGATAGTGTCGGCGGCCTCCTGTACCACCAACTGCGTGGTGCCGGTGCTGGATCTGCTGGACCGTGAGTTTGGCATTGTGAATGGCGTCACCACGACCATCCACTCGGCCATGAACGACCAGCCGGTGATCGATAGCTATCATCAGACGGATCTGCGCCTGACGCGCAGCGCGCTGCAGTCGATTATCCCGGTGGATACGGGGCTTGGGCGCGGTATCGACCGCCTGTTGCCCCACCTGGCGGGGCGCTTTGAGTGTCTGCATCTGCGGGTGCCGACCATCAACGTCTCGGCCATGGATCTGACCGTCAATGTGCGGCGTGAAACCTCGGTTGAAGAGGTCAATGCCCTGATGCGCGCCAGCGCCAATGGCGCGCTGCAGGGGTTGCTGGGGTACACCAACGAGGCCCATGCCTCGGTGGACTTCAACCGCGACCCGCGCTCCGGCGTGTTTGACGCCACCCAGACCCGGGTCAGTGGCGGCACCATGCTGAAGATGCTGTGCTGGTTCGACAACGAATGGGGTTTTGCCAATCGCATGATGGATGTCGCGCGCTACTGGCTTAATCGGCGGGACTAG
- the metK gene encoding methionine adenosyltransferase gives MSEYGLFTSESVSEGHPDKIADQISDAVLDAIIAEDKYARVACETMVKTGVAIVSGEISTNAWIDLEKLVRDVICKIGYTSSEVGYDGETCGVINIIGKQSIDIAQGVDRSRPEDQGAGDQGLMFGYASNDTDVLMPAPITYAHRLVERQAEARRSGLLPWLRPDAKSQITFRYENGKPCGIDAVVLSTQHNPEVHQNDLREAVMELIIKHVLPAEWISKDTKFHINPTGKFVIGGPVGDCGLTGRKIIVDTYGGMARHGGGAFSGKDPSKVDRSAAYAGRYVAKNIVAAGLADRCEIQVSYAIGVAEPTSVAINTFGTGKISDDKIIQLINAHFDLRPFAITRMLDLLHPMYLATAAYGHFGRDPYEMTVGNDTFTAFTWERTDKADALRADAGI, from the coding sequence ATGAGCGAATACGGCTTGTTCACTTCCGAATCCGTGTCTGAAGGCCATCCAGACAAGATTGCGGACCAGATTTCCGACGCAGTACTTGATGCCATCATTGCCGAAGACAAGTACGCCCGTGTGGCCTGCGAAACCATGGTCAAAACCGGTGTTGCCATAGTGTCCGGCGAGATCAGCACCAATGCCTGGATCGATCTGGAGAAACTCGTCCGTGACGTAATCTGCAAGATCGGCTACACCTCCTCCGAGGTCGGCTACGACGGCGAAACCTGTGGTGTTATCAACATCATCGGCAAGCAGTCCATCGATATCGCCCAGGGTGTTGACCGCTCACGCCCCGAAGATCAGGGCGCCGGTGACCAGGGTCTGATGTTCGGCTATGCCTCCAATGACACAGATGTGCTGATGCCGGCACCTATCACCTACGCCCACCGTCTGGTTGAGCGTCAGGCCGAAGCGCGCCGTTCGGGCCTGCTGCCCTGGCTGCGTCCGGATGCCAAGTCCCAGATCACTTTCCGTTACGAAAACGGCAAGCCCTGCGGTATAGACGCTGTTGTACTCTCGACCCAGCACAACCCGGAAGTTCACCAGAACGACCTGCGTGAAGCCGTGATGGAACTGATCATCAAGCACGTGCTGCCGGCCGAATGGATCAGCAAGGACACCAAGTTCCACATCAACCCGACCGGCAAGTTCGTTATCGGCGGCCCAGTGGGCGATTGCGGCCTGACCGGACGCAAGATCATCGTTGACACTTACGGCGGCATGGCCCGTCACGGTGGCGGTGCCTTCTCCGGCAAGGACCCGTCCAAGGTTGACCGTTCCGCCGCCTATGCCGGCCGCTACGTCGCCAAGAACATTGTGGCTGCAGGCCTGGCCGACCGCTGCGAGATTCAGGTGTCCTACGCCATAGGTGTGGCTGAGCCAACCTCTGTTGCCATCAACACCTTTGGCACCGGCAAGATCTCCGATGACAAGATCATCCAGCTGATAAACGCGCACTTCGACCTGCGTCCGTTCGCTATCACCCGCATGCTTGATCTGCTGCACCCGATGTACCTGGCCACCGCGGCCTACGGTCACTTCGGTCGCGACCCCTACGAAATGACGGTGGGCAACGATACCTTCACCGCCTTCACCTGGGAACGTACCGACAAGGCCGACGCCCTGCGCGCCGACGCCGGTATCTGA